In Zingiber officinale cultivar Zhangliang chromosome 1A, Zo_v1.1, whole genome shotgun sequence, the DNA window AAAAAACTTAATAATATAAGTTGCCTCATGAGTCACTCAAATTGAGAGGAAAAATGACAATCAGGGgcaatttgaaaaaataaataaatattggacgatttttaaaatattaacatTTAATGTCTTTTTTCAACCTATAGACCtccataataatttttataaaataaaaaagagaaaaatacctttaatcctttttattttctacccAGTAGCATTTTACTCtctcatattttaaaaataatatttgatccTCTTTGGACAAAAgtcaaatgtaaaaaaaaaattataaaaaataattatatccatatccttttaatattttgttttaagaaaaaaatcatatttaatttattgataatttacgtctatttttattttcctgtgttgatattaaattaattctagataattcaatattctattttttttttcactaggAGGACCGTTAAGGTAGCAGATCTACctttctatatatattttttctttttatatatatttttttctctgtGTACATTATTAGTCAaactaatcaataattaaaatatgatcctaaaaatatatataattatttttcatgtcaatttaatatattcttaaattattaaaaaaatcaaaaaaaaatttataattttttttatatttgacttTGGTGGAAGGGCATTATAGGTTATTTTTAAATGTTGGAGGATAAAATATAGTTTATTAGCAAATTAGAGTAGGTTAATGGtattttttcaataaaaaataatactcaAAGCACTTTTCAGCGATTCAGAAGGTGGGTCCCACAGAGAAGGACCCGATTTAATAAATTGAAGGTGGGTAGAAAGGCGACGGTGCCATTACTGTTTacgataaattaaaataatttggcGAAGCACATGACGTTCACGTGAGAAATGATGTCGTTTGCTGCGAGGGCACATGCCGAGCACCTGACTAAGAATGAATATAATTAATAAATGTTCCGAGTTAATTTGTAAATTTggaaattcattaaaaaaaaaagcttAAATAAGACAACTGTTTGATGTGCTGTTTGTCGACGAGGATGGTGCCACCAAAAACACTGTTGGTGCTTGACTTTTTCCTTGGGAAAAAGATAatgaaatatattatttataaataactTTAAATCGGCTGTCTTAATTTCTTACGTGGctcaaggaacatcatgagcagtTGAACCCGGTCGAAACGGCTGAGTCGCGAATCGGATCAGATATTATTTAGTAATAGTGATTaaacactctctctctctctctctgggtTTGCGTATGTTGGACTCTTCATCTTCTACCTTGCTCCACTCGCGTTGCTGCTGCCCACCTCTTCCTCTTTATCTTCGATCGCCCCTGCTTTCCCTGTACATTTGAGATCGATGTTCCAAGGAGCAACGGAGTTggtgggaagaagaagaaggaggagtcgGGATTTGATTCCTGGAATACATGCCATGAGAGGAGGAGAGAGATTTCTTTGGTTTTGATGCTCTCTTTCGACTCTGATTTCTTGTCTTAGAGGCTTATACGGTTACATCCACTCACGCTAAGCACGTTTGGACATGGCTGGAAGCAACGAAATTAACGCCAATGAGTCCAAGGTGCTCGATctctcttattattattattgttgttgttgttgttctgtTGTTGTTTTGATTTTTGGTTTAGGCAATTATGATTGGATTTCCGTTTCATCGGTTTGTTGCTCGGCTCTCTGGTTCGCGTTAGGTTCTGCTTGATTGTTTTCATATGGCCGGATGCATCCAAAAGTAAAGGGGAGATGTGTCGATTTGAGCCCATTCTTGTTTGATTTCTCAGGTTTTCTTCGACTGGTTTGACTTCTGATGATAAAACTTGAATCTGTGTTTGAGATGGCATTATAAGAAATCTGAAAAGCCCCATCAACGCAAtatctctctgtgtttgtttttATCATAGATTTCGAACAGGCGAAGCAAAACGAAGACACAATCGCGTTTCGAAATCATTAGGATCTCATCCCATCTTTAGGAAGATGGGATCTTTGATCGCGTTCGCCTTCGTTTCTCCCTAAAATTGATGAATCGTTGAACACCCCACCCATCGCTTTCGATCTCACCTCTTCTTTGTTGTTTCTCATGCCGACGCAGATGGCAGTTCCTCTCAACACTTGGGTTCTCATCTCCAACTTCAAGCTGGCTTACAACATGCTGCGCCGCCCGGACGGCACCTTCGACCGTCACCTCGCCGAGTTCCTCGACCGGAAGGTCTCCGCGAATGCCACCCCCGTCAATGGCGTCGTCTCCTTTGACGTCCTCATCGACCGCTCCCACAACCTCCTCGCCCGCATCTACCGCCCCGCCCCCGCCACGGCGGCTGGTTCCGTTCCTCTTCTCACTGACCTCTATCAACCGCCATCAACCGACCCGTTTCCGGTCATCATATTCTTCCACGGCGGCAGCTTCGCGCACTCCTCGTCCAACAGCGCTATCTACGACTCCCTCTGTCGCCGGTTTGTCTCCCTCTGCGACGCTGTTGTTATCTCAGTCAATTATCGGCGGGCACCGGAATACAAGTATCCCTGTGCATACGACGATGGATGGGCAGCTCTCAAGTGGGCGAGTGCAGTGCCATGGCTTCACAACGGCAAAGAGTCCAAACCTCGAGTGTTCCTCGCAGGGGACAGCTCTGGGGGTAACATTGCACACCATGTGGCGGTCAGGGCCGCGGAGTCTGGGATCGAAATCGCCGGTAACATTCTCCTTAACTCCATGTTTGGAGGGAACCATAGGACAGAGTCTGAGAAGAGGTTGGATGGCAAGTATTTTGTCACCATTCAAGACAGGGATTGGTATTGGAAGGCTTACCTCCCTGAGGGGGCAGATAGAGATCACCCTGCTTGCAACCCCTTTGGTCCCAATGGTGTTAAGCTCGAAGGGCTTCCTTTCACCAAAAGCCTTGTCATTGTTGCAGGCCTGGATCTTGTTCAAGACTGGCAGTTGGCCTACGCAGAAGGCTTGAAGAAGGCTGGCCACTTTGTGAAGGTTGTGTACCGCGAACAAGCCACAATTGGATTCTATTTGTTGCCAAACACCAACCATTTCTACGAAGTGATGGATGAGATCAAGGAATTCATCCAGGCTAACTTGTAGTGGAACGCTGCTCTTGACGGACTGTTCGTCGTTCAATTAATTCCTCCGCGGATGGCAATGATTCACAGGCTTGCTCATGGTTCTGTATAAAAGGATGCATGAAAATTCAGATTATGTTCTTGGAACTGTTCTATTGAATCTGAACCATATAAGTTCTTGTACATGGTATGTTGAAGAGCCTTGATCCAGTTCAACAACAGATGTTTCAGAATTTTAGCTAACCACAATGATCGCTGTGACATGGTCAAACGCTAAAGCTCTTATTTTGTATATATTGGCCTCCTCAGATTCTCAGTTAATATAGATTCAAAGAAAAGTAGAGATTTGTATTGTCCTCTTAGCTGTTGATAGTTCTATTCTCTCCCCTTTGCAGGGTTGAAAGATCAATGAAGACCCAATCCTGTTAAAATCTTCTGAGCCTGCCAAATACTATCAACACTTTTTGTTCTCCCTTCTTCCAACTCATCTCATCTAACAACGTGCTTCGATCATATATATCTTTGGCACCAAACTATTGTGGGAAATAGAATCAAGACAAATGATGGAGTTAGAGAAAGAGTATCAGACAAGCAATTGGAGGCTACTCTGTCACTGGTCAATTTGTCTTGGACGTTTTTCGTTCTTGGTCATATTTCTAGCCGCTAGTAATGCGTGAGCATTTGGATCGAACAGTGTCAGTTCTTGGCAGCTTCGCTGGAGCTGCTCTTGGGGTTTTGTTATTGATGGGAGGGGGAATCCCCCCACCGATCGAAATTTATTATGGTATTGTCGTGTGTGGAAAATTTAAGCATGCGTTTTACACTTTTACTTGCTAGTTAATGCTTTCCACAGCTGTACATGATGAGGACCTGTCTTGGTCATCATCTGGCCTTATGTAAAATATTGTGAAGTTGGATACTCTGAAGTTCAATAATGAATTTGTATCAAAATTGCTGTTTGTTAGATGTCTTTTATGGTGCAATTGGTAATAGGATGAGAATGAGAATGGCTTGTTCGCTTGACTATATCATTCTAACATTTTGATGAATGGAATAGCTCATTCAAGGACCACTTTATttattcaaacatttttttttaatttaaaagataGAAAAAGCCTCACTCCACTTGTGGAAATCTATAATGGTATTTATCATGTTATCATTTTGACCCACTTTGCCCGGACATTTAACCTAATTGAGTTGATCAGATGAACAGGTCAAATGGTCTTACTTGCCTAACTCGCAATAATGTTCGATCGTGCGTTCGATCTTTGTTCGATGAGTTAAGTAGTTAGAAACGTAGACGAAACAAGGTGAGTTGAACAAATGGGATAAGTTGAGTTTCAGAAACAATATGTTATTGTTTGTATACTGtctatatatttaaattatttacaaTAAATTATCAATACACAGAAGAAGACAATTTCTGAGAGGTTTCTGCTGCATGGTTCAGACCACCACCTGTGCTGCTGCAAGCCTTGCGATTGGGACCCTGTAAGGAAATGGTCAGGGAATGCAAAAAATTATGACATTCAACTGTAAGTAAGTTTTGATATTATTTAAATCACATGCTCAATTTTTATAATGTCTAAATAACGTATCCTATTTTTCAAATACTCTTCTTTTCCTATAAATGGACAAAACTGACTGATTGATCTTGAAAACTCTGAATAACTTCTAATCAAAACGTGCTCCTAAAAATTCATGTATTTATGCCATGGAATTTGAATTTAATagtataaaaatttttaaacttacacaaatttgataaaatttatcataaGTTCATTATAAGGCCTATAACAATAATACTCACTAACTAATACCATCAATAAATTCTTAGAACtcctttgattaaaaaaatatcaaactttttaatttttaaagggtATAGTTTCGTTTGAAACTAACTAATGAACTTACAAAATTTCAAATCACTTCGAATCAAATCAATGTACTCTTGGAAATCTTCTTAATGTATTCATGCTCTCAGATCTAAATTTAATAGTATAAATTGAGAACAGTAAATTTTTGAATTGGTAAAAATTTGATGATATATTCTCAATTTAATTCACTATTCTCAATTTATACTATCAAATTTAGATCCGAAAgtataaatatattaaagatattttcaagaatatattgattttaatttgaaGTGATTCAAAGTTCTCTAGTTCTATCAGTCAATTTCGAACGAAACCGACCGATGAatctataaagaaaaaaaaaagaatatttttagaATATGGTATATGATTTGAGTATTATAAAAGTTTGAATAATATAGAAACTTATGAGGTTGAGTAAAATGTCGAAAAAAATTAAGTGCATGCGGATATGAATTGGCTaagtctaaaataaaaaaaaattatagcacAACCTGAAAGGAGAACATGAGACATAGTCCAGTCCAGCTTGTGCAAAAAAGGCAACTGAAGAGGGTTCTCCACCATGCTCACCACATATGCCTACCTGTTCATTTTAAAGCTATAAGTGCGAGTTCATGCCAATGGTGGTGCACCATGAACACAGGCCATTCACCTTCAGATCAGGCCTAGCTCTTCGCCCTCTCTCTGCAGCAATCTTAATGAGCTGGCCTACCCCTTTCTGATCAAGAACCTGAAGATTCAAAGCCATTGATGATCATTCGTGCATCACAAAGTACTGGTGCTGCAGTATGCAGAAAAGAGTATATACCTCGAAGGGATCGCTTTGGAGAATGCCTTTCGATAGGTAGATAGGAAGGAACTTGCCAACATCGTCTCGACTGTACCCAAATGTCATTTGTGTCAGGTCATTTGTTCCAAAGGAGAAGAATTCTGCAAACTCAGCAATCTGCCAACATAAACAGCAAGATTATAAGCTTGTGTTGAAAATATTGACTAGGCCAACAACAAGAAACCTTTTATTGAGAGAAGTTGTAGTTTAAGTTAGATTCTACCTCATCTGCAATAAGAGCAGCTCTTGGAACCTCAATCATTGTTCCGACCTTGTATTTTATGGAGGTTCCAATCTCAGAGAAGACCTTCTGTGCTATCATCCGTATCAGACTCGTTTGATGCTCTAGCTCCTGATATAAATATGAATTCCAACAGATGAAATTGTTCAGATTTCAAAAATAAACACAGTTCAGAAAGATAGCATGTTTTGTAGGCCTTACTACTGTGTTTACTTGGATGAAAGTAGGAAGGCAAACAAAGAAGAAGAAATATAATTATTAGTTTCTCTTGTATAGCAGAAACAAACAGAAATGAAGCTTAAGCATCTAATAAAACACCAAAGAGGTATGTAATTTTATTTCTTCCCTTCCATCTCTATCCAAATAAATAGGAAGAATGAAATAGAGTGAAGGTAAGACAGTACAAttcatttcttttccttttgttccTAGAGTCTTAAGTTTTTTCAGCAATGAGTTCAGCAGTAATACTTTCTTTTAGCTAAGTATGTCAAGGGAGAAAGCTATGTACCTGAGGTGTTCCGACGAGAGGTACCATTATTTCTGGAAAAACTTTGACACCTTGATTGTTCATAGAGATGGCAGCTTCGAATATAGCACGAACTTGCATCTTAGTCAACTCTGGGTATGATATGCCAAGCCTAATGCAAGAATTCTCTTACTATGACCAGTATCGAACAAGAGCTTAACTCCATATCCAAGATTACAGTGTTAAAATGTTCAGGGTTAGGTGATAGTCCAATTTGATTTGTAAATTGGTTCAGTTGAAGATCGGGTACTAACGCAATTTGAAAAGCAAGCAATTCGGCGGCAAGCGGTCAGAGAGGTTGAGTTTGGAGGATGTATAAAGACATTGGGGGTCTAATCAGGAACACTTGAATGCTCCAATCAATCAAAATTTTAGGGAGTTTAGAAAGCTTAAGCAAAGTGTTATGGATCATAAGTTGTTAATTGAAATCGGGAGTTTACTTAACAAAAAAGTAATTTACTCTCTGAAAGTTGAATCCATCGCAAGAGAGGGAATAAGGAACAAACCTGCAACCTCTAAAACCAAGCATGGGATTGACTTCAGATAACCTCTCTATTCTGGAAAAGACTTCATCTTCTGTTGTGCCAGTCTCTGCAGCAAGTTCTGTAATAATGTCCTCTATATTACCTTCTGGCAAAAATTCATGAAGTGGAGGATCCAACAGTCGGATAGTCACCGGAAACCCTGAATTTTTTTTCATCTATTTAGCTAATGTCGATGAAACTATTGTGAATGATCAGAACATACCATCCATGGCCCGAAAAATTCCTTCAAAATCAGATCTCTGATATGGCAATAGTAAGTCCAAGGCCTTCTGCCTCTCTTCAAGATCTGCAGCCATTATCATCTTTCTAACTGCTTTAATCCTTTCATCTGAAGCAAAGAACTGTGGCAGCATTGTGGGCGGATACAAAgtagtaagaaaaaaaaaagtccttgttagttttttttttacatcGATGTATATAAAGTGATGTTTGTTGGTGCAGAAGATTGAAAAGACTAACCATATGCTCTGTCCTACATAATCCAATCCCTTGTGCACCATTATTTCTTGCAGTAAGTGCATCATCAGGTGTATCTGCATTTGCCATAACCTAAGACCGATGTTGGCAAGAAGAACATTAGCTTCTTAATTAGGAGAGTTTTGCAGTTTTTGTTGCTGTGCCAAAAGGAGTACTACCTTCAGTTGCCTAATCTCATCGACCCATGACATGAAGATCCCCAGGTCGCCACTGAGAGCTGGTGGAGAAAGTGGTTGCTTCCCTAGAATTACTTCCCCTGTCGATCCATTGAGTGATAACCACTCACCTTCTTGTATCACTTCGTCACCAATAACCACCACCTTGTCTGCATCATTCACACTGATATCTGAGCAACCAGAAACGCAGCATTTTCCCCACCCCCTCGCTACAACAGCAGCATGAGATGTCATGCCCCCTCTTGCCGTAAGGATTCCTGTAGCTGCGTGCATGCCACCAACATCCTCAGGGCTAGTTTCTGTCCTCACCTTCAAGCATGCAAAATAGTAGAGGCTTGTTAAAGAATCAGAGGATTAAGGGTAGGTTGCTGCAACTACTAATAAAAGAGAGAACACAAACTGACTTACCAAAATGACAGCCTTCCCCTGGGCATGCCATTCTTCAGCATCATCAGCAGTGAAAACAACTTGGCCCACAGCGGCTCCTGGTGATGCAGGCAACCCTGTTGCAACTACTTTATCCTTGTACGCTGATGTATCATCAAACTAAACAAATCGAGATGGCAAAGATAGAATCAGTCCGACATGTGTTCAAGCTAACCTCTTTTGATTAACTCGAGCACTTAAGCAACTAGATTTACTTGTGGATGAAGAAGTTGGTCCAAATGGCTCGGCTCAACCAATTTAATTGCGGAACTTTTATCCACGAGGCCTTCGTTAACCATGTCGACTGCAATCCTCACTGCACCTTTCCCAGTGCGCTTCCCTGATCTACACTGCAGCATCCACAGCCTATTTTCTTGAACAGTGAACTCAATGTCCTGCGACAGTGGGAAAAACAATAACGACCTCGGATGGATCTTTAAAGCAATTGAGAGAGCTTTGAAGCATAGATCTAACCATCATGTCTTTATAGTGCAGCTCCAGAATTTTGCAATTCTCTATTAGTTCACTGTAAGCTTCTGGCATGTGCTCCTTCATGGTATTCAGATCCTCAGGTGTCCGGATCCCTGCGACAACATCCTCACCCTAGCAAAAGAAAATATGTAATGTAATAAGTGATGGCTGAGACAGCCATCATCCTGTTGTTTGATTATGATTTCTTGAGGTGTCTTTAGTACCTGCGCGTTGATGAGGAACTCTCCGTAGAGCTTCTTCTCGCCTGTGCTCGGATTCCGAGTGAAGAGAACGCCGGTCCCGGAAGTGTTCCCCATGTTCCCAAACACCATGCACTGCACATTGACAGCAGTCCCCTTCAGGCCCTTTATCTGGTTGATGCTTCTGTATTTGTTAGCTCTGGTGCTGTCCCATGAATCGAACACCGCAAGAACCGCCAAGTACAACTGCCGTTTGGGATCTGCAACCATCGATTAGTTCGTTCAATTCAAGTGGAGAAGTCAACAAATCGACGCGGTTGAAGAAGCACATTAGTTGAGCTCGAGGTAACTCAATGACCAGAAGGAAACTGTTCTCCTTTGGCTTTTGTGTATACTTTCTTGTACTCGATCACTAGTTCCTTGAGGTCGCCGGCGGTGAGGTCGGTGTCTTGCTTTGCACCTTTGGCCGCCTTCAATTCCTCCAGTTTCTCCTCAAAGAGCGAGTGGGGAATTCCCATCACCTGCGCAAACCTGAATCAAGCAGTTTGCGTTGACATTTTTAATCACTCCAAGCCACGCAGAGAGCGAGCACTCACCACGTTCCCGAACATGTCCAAGAAGCGGCGGTAGGAGTCGTAAGCGAACCTCTCGCCGCTCTTCAACGCCAACCCCGTGACCACCTCGTCGTTGAGTCCCAAGTTGAGCACAGTGTCCATCATCCCAGGCATCGACACCGCGGCGCCGGAGCGGACGGAGAGGAGCAGGGGACGGGAAGGGTCGCCGAGGCGAGCCGCCATGTCCTCCTCGACGTTAGCGAGGCCTTCGAGTATTTCCTCCCAGAGGCCAGCCGGGAGCTGGTGGCCACCCTTCTGGTACTCCTGGCATGCCTCCGTCGACACAGTGAACCCCGGGGGCACCGACAGTCCGATGCTCGCCATCTCCGCCAAGTTCGCGCCTTTCCCGCCCAACTTCGCGCCCAAACAAATTTGAACAAAATTTCAATTCACATGAAATGATGAAAACCATTAATCAATTGAGTTCAGGAGCTCAACTCACCAGGGACTTCATGCTCTTGTTGCCTTCGCTCTTCCCCTTGCCGAACGTGAACACCCTCTGAGAAAACAGGGGAAACACCAAATCGATTCAAGATCCATTTTTTCTACATAAAAACAACAATCTACCAGTCAGAAGCCCTGCCTTCTTGGTGGTGGGAATCGGCGATACGACGGCTTGAAGCCGGTCGCCGCCGCGGCTCCTTGCCAGTTGCGGCTCCTGCTCGAATCCACCCCTCCGCTTGGCCATTGCTTGAGCCAGGCGCCTCGCCTCGCCGAGGCTCCTCATCTCTTTCCTCCTCGACCAACCGAGCTCTTCCATGGGACTCAACCAGCGCTTCGCCATTGGCCTCCTTTCTGCGTACACGGCCGATCGCATGCACGCGCTCTTGGTGGCTGGATACTGCATCTTTCGTCGCTTGCTTGATTCGATTCCTTCACAGATCACAAAAGGCTTCAGAATTCAACACCGGATCGATTGATCTCGTTCATCAAAGAGGTGATGGAGGGAAGAGCTCAAGATTAGCTCACCTCAAACTCGAAGCGCCGatgatttattatatttaatattctatttttgtggtatactaaaaaaatataaaaacggAAATTAAAAATTTGCTCTTTTTGTTTTTCCAAATGGCATTGAAATCCTACACATCCTCCGTCCGAGTTCGATCAGACGGTCAGTATGGACATGTGGATTAAGGGTTAATTCGTAATTTGACGCGTTGTCTATTTATCACCTCTTGTTGGTTCCTGTGATCAAGAAATTTCTTCCTGAGTCACGTAATTAAATGGTGATGCCGCAACTTTTCGGAGTGAGGCATCCAACGGGCCTTATCGAGCCACGTGGCATAAGTCCGATCACACAGGATCTCTCTTATCCTGAGCAGTGAGCACCTCTTCGCGaataatatagacaaatataaataaaaaaatttatttaacaacaaGGTTAAATCCTATTTAATCATTGAATTCAAATAATATATCCTTTTAAATCATTCAATTATTAATCAAACTTACCAATAATTATTTAGCCCTATGAAATGCATGAAAAATCATTATGCTTAGTTTTGCTAAAATTGTtctaatatatattaatttttcctttatatCGGCGTATTTTTGGTCAAAATTCAAAGGATTAAGTAAGaagaataatataaaaataaatcttaTAAATGaggcttttatttatttattttttaaatatttgactataataaaaataatgaattgCACATTTCCTGTTTAGATTTTTGTCCATTTGACATGGGCCGAAAAATCCGGCCCGCGTCTTCTGCCTTCCCTCACTCCTCTTCATGGGGGAGTGAGGGAGTCAAAAAAAAAACGAAGGTCGCATTTTCAGTGGCGCGGATATAGATCGCGATCTGTGTCATGGAGGTGAAGAGTCTCGTTTTCTGTTTTTATTCGTCGATTTCGTAGTTTGGATTTTTGTTAGGAATAGTTTCCGATCAAACTAATCTATTTGTTACTAATCGTGCCGAATCCAGAGATCTTCTTTAGTCCCTAGTGTCTGATCGTAACTTCGAAGGATGCTTCAGTTGGATTTGAATTAGTGCAGAGAAAAAATGATGAGGATTTTTCACTAACTGTATCATCGGTGGAACTGTGGCAATTTTCTCTGGTAGTTCTTGTGAACCAATCTTTGATCTTATCTTCTGAGGAACCTTCGGTGGAAATAGGTTGAAAAGTTAGGTTTCAGCGAAACGCTTCTTCATTGTGAATGTGGATTCTCCGAAACAGACTAAATAAGCGTTCTGCTTCTTTCCTGTTATTCTGTAGATTTTTGGAGTTATATTGCTGTTCCTGTTTTCTTCCTAACTCTATGGGCTAAACCCTAGCTCGCT includes these proteins:
- the LOC122022842 gene encoding gibberellin receptor GID1C-like, producing the protein MAGSNEINANESKMAVPLNTWVLISNFKLAYNMLRRPDGTFDRHLAEFLDRKVSANATPVNGVVSFDVLIDRSHNLLARIYRPAPATAAGSVPLLTDLYQPPSTDPFPVIIFFHGGSFAHSSSNSAIYDSLCRRFVSLCDAVVISVNYRRAPEYKYPCAYDDGWAALKWASAVPWLHNGKESKPRVFLAGDSSGGNIAHHVAVRAAESGIEIAGNILLNSMFGGNHRTESEKRLDGKYFVTIQDRDWYWKAYLPEGADRDHPACNPFGPNGVKLEGLPFTKSLVIVAGLDLVQDWQLAYAEGLKKAGHFVKVVYREQATIGFYLLPNTNHFYEVMDEIKEFIQANL
- the LOC122022855 gene encoding pyruvate, phosphate dikinase 2-like, coding for MQYPATKSACMRSAVYAERRPMAKRWLSPMEELGWSRRKEMRSLGEARRLAQAMAKRRGGFEQEPQLARSRGGDRLQAVVSPIPTTKKRVFTFGKGKSEGNKSMKSLLGGKGANLAEMASIGLSVPPGFTVSTEACQEYQKGGHQLPAGLWEEILEGLANVEEDMAARLGDPSRPLLLSVRSGAAVSMPGMMDTVLNLGLNDEVVTGLALKSGERFAYDSYRRFLDMFGNVVMGIPHSLFEEKLEELKAAKGAKQDTDLTAGDLKELVIEYKKVYTKAKGEQFPSDPKRQLYLAVLAVFDSWDSTRANKYRSINQIKGLKGTAVNVQCMVFGNMGNTSGTGVLFTRNPSTGEKKLYGEFLINAQGEDVVAGIRTPEDLNTMKEHMPEAYSELIENCKILELHYKDMMDIEFTVQENRLWMLQCRSGKRTGKGAVRIAVDMVNEGLVDKSSAIKLVEPSHLDQLLHPQFDDTSAYKDKVVATGLPASPGAAVGQVVFTADDAEEWHAQGKAVILVRTETSPEDVGGMHAATGILTARGGMTSHAAVVARGWGKCCVSGCSDISVNDADKVVVIGDEVIQEGEWLSLNGSTGEVILGKQPLSPPALSGDLGIFMSWVDEIRQLKVMANADTPDDALTARNNGAQGIGLCRTEHMFFASDERIKAVRKMIMAADLEERQKALDLLLPYQRSDFEGIFRAMDGFPVTIRLLDPPLHEFLPEGNIEDIITELAAETGTTEDEVFSRIERLSEVNPMLGFRGCRLGISYPELTKMQVRAIFEAAISMNNQGVKVFPEIMVPLVGTPQELEHQTSLIRMIAQKVFSEIGTSIKYKVGTMIEVPRAALIADEIAEFAEFFSFGTNDLTQMTFGYSRDDVGKFLPIYLSKGILQSDPFEVLDQKGVGQLIKIAAERGRRARPDLKVGICGEHGGEPSSVAFFAQAGLDYVSCSPFRVPIARLAAAQVVV